In Quercus robur chromosome 10, dhQueRobu3.1, whole genome shotgun sequence, a genomic segment contains:
- the LOC126704085 gene encoding uncharacterized protein LOC126704085 translates to MCRAFPTTLKGPVRVWFSRLTPNSISTFKELSTQFIAHFIGGHRYKKSTTCLMSIKQQENETLRSYITYFNKEALSIDEADEKILVAAFTNGLRKDALLAWEKKPKKRERQEDTRQDQGRKKARTGDRRDKRHSKPLGGRFTSFTPLTVPIDQVLMQIKDEGALKFPRKLKGDPNKRSRDKYCRFHRDHDHYIADCYDLKQ, encoded by the exons atgtgtagggccttccctacaacgctgaagggCCCTGTAAGGGTGTGGTTCAGCCGACTGACGCCTAACTCCATTAGCACTTTCAAGGAGCTAAGCACTCAGTTTATCGCACACTTCATCGGGGGACataggtataagaagtccacgACGTGCTTGATGAGCATCAAGCAACAAGAGAACGAGACACTGAGATCTTACATAACCTACTTCAATAAGGAAGCACTCTCAATCGATGAAGCCGACGAAAAAATACTTGTAGCAGCCTTCACGAATGGATTGCGGAAGG acGCGCTGCTGGCTTGGGAGAAAAAGCCCaagaagagggagagacaaGAAGACACACGACAGGACCAAGGGCGgaagaaggcaagaacaggAGACCGAAGGGATAAAAGGCACTCTAAGCCCCTAGGAggaaggttcacaagcttcactccATTGACCgtcccgatagatcaagtcctaatgcaaatcaaggatgaggGGGCTCTGAAATTCCCCAGAAAGCTGAAGGGAGACCCTAACAAGCGATctagagacaaatattgccgttTCCACCGTGATCACGATCATTACATAGCCGATTGCTACGACTTAAAGCAGTAG